From Alkalinema sp. FACHB-956, one genomic window encodes:
- a CDS encoding OsmC family protein, whose translation MQVKVNYTGQTQFQVIARNHVSWSDQPFRNGGTDIGMTPSEWLLGAIGTCAGAYVVQYCNAQGLDPKGLTMTVFSQVETLPHRLNYIRVEVHMPHPLEFQHITGIKQTIESSLIHNTLSHAPVMTTEIIAETLKLPQTAANN comes from the coding sequence ATGCAAGTGAAAGTAAACTACACTGGACAAACTCAATTTCAAGTGATTGCGAGAAACCATGTGTCTTGGAGTGATCAGCCCTTTCGCAATGGCGGAACCGATATCGGGATGACGCCCAGTGAATGGCTGCTCGGCGCGATCGGCACCTGTGCGGGGGCCTACGTTGTGCAATACTGCAATGCCCAAGGGCTTGATCCCAAAGGGCTGACGATGACGGTGTTCAGCCAGGTAGAAACCCTGCCCCATCGCCTGAACTATATTCGGGTGGAAGTCCACATGCCCCATCCGCTAGAATTCCAGCACATTACGGGCATCAAGCAAACGATCGAATCTAGCTTGATTCACAATACCCTCAGCCATGCGCCTGTGATGACAACGGAAATCATTGCTGAAACCCTGAAGCTTCCGCAGACGGCTGCTAATAACTAG
- a CDS encoding 4Fe-4S dicluster domain-containing protein: MTSCSATSDSSTPDRTTPDRSTSDRYVIDRQHFQQLLDALMHSGYEVIGPTLRDQAIVYDTLTQVEEFPIGWTDEQEAGTYRLKPREDGALFGYAVGPQSWKKVLFPAQVKLWSAERQGRSVALHVEPPISQKRAFIGVRSCELHAIAIQDRVFLESDHVDPHYQAHRQNCFIVAVNCAQAGGTCFCVSMNTGPAVESGFDLALTEILQPDRHAFLVEVGSSLGAEILEQVTHRIANAIDQELAAQVVANTAQHMGRSMDTTNIKELLYQNLEHPQWNEVASRCLTCANCTLVCPTCFCSTVEDTTDLTGNHAERWRQWDSCFTMDFSYIHGGAVRMSAKSRYRQWMTHKLASWIDQFGTSGCVGCGRCITWCPVGIDITAEVRALRGEETTS, from the coding sequence ATGACCTCTTGCTCTGCCACCAGCGACTCTTCCACCCCCGATCGAACAACCCCCGATCGCTCAACCTCCGATCGCTACGTCATTGACCGTCAGCACTTTCAGCAACTCTTGGATGCGCTGATGCACAGCGGTTATGAAGTGATAGGGCCAACCCTGCGCGATCAAGCGATCGTGTACGATACCCTGACCCAGGTGGAAGAGTTCCCGATCGGCTGGACGGATGAGCAGGAGGCCGGAACCTATCGCTTGAAGCCACGGGAGGATGGGGCGCTCTTTGGCTATGCGGTGGGGCCGCAATCTTGGAAGAAGGTGTTATTTCCTGCCCAGGTGAAGCTTTGGAGTGCAGAACGCCAAGGCCGATCGGTGGCTTTGCACGTCGAGCCGCCGATCTCCCAAAAACGCGCCTTCATTGGGGTTCGTTCCTGCGAATTACACGCGATCGCGATTCAGGATCGAGTCTTCTTAGAAAGTGATCACGTCGATCCCCATTACCAAGCCCATCGCCAGAATTGCTTCATCGTCGCGGTCAATTGTGCCCAAGCGGGGGGGACTTGTTTTTGCGTTTCCATGAACACGGGGCCAGCGGTAGAATCCGGGTTCGATTTAGCATTAACGGAAATTTTGCAACCCGATCGCCATGCATTTCTCGTAGAAGTGGGGAGTTCCCTAGGCGCAGAAATTCTAGAACAAGTCACTCACCGGATTGCTAACGCCATCGATCAAGAACTCGCTGCACAAGTTGTGGCCAACACCGCCCAACACATGGGTCGATCGATGGATACAACGAATATTAAAGAATTACTCTATCAAAACCTAGAACATCCCCAGTGGAACGAAGTGGCATCCCGTTGTTTAACCTGCGCCAATTGCACCCTGGTCTGTCCCACCTGTTTTTGTTCCACCGTTGAGGATACCACCGACCTCACAGGCAACCATGCAGAACGCTGGCGGCAATGGGATTCCTGCTTCACGATGGATTTTTCCTACATCCACGGCGGCGCGGTGCGGATGAGTGCAAAATCCCGTTATCGCCAATGGATGACCCACAAACTCGCTAGTTGGATCGATCAATTTGGCACGTCGGGTTGTGTAGGGTGTGGTCGTTGCATTACCTGGTGTCCCGTCGGCATTGATATTACCGCAGAAGTTCGTGCCCTTCGCGGAGAGGAGACAACATCATGA
- the pflA gene encoding pyruvate formate-lyase-activating protein, whose translation MAYTPARSPLHTSETGHTHSTGHIHPTGYTDTTGYVHSFESCGTVDGPGIRFIVFTAGCPLRCLYCANPDCRNFENGKLQTIETIMQQVRKYKSYMTASGGGITVSGGEPLMQPDFVRSLLHQCQAEGIHTALDTSGFCDLDVAKPVLEYVNLVLLDIKSYDPEIYHKVTHVDLQPTLTLAKYLSDIGKPVWIRFVLVPGLTDAPHNIAGLADFLSSLQNIERVEVLPFHQLGQYKWAELGYDYQLKETQPPTPEQVEAAIAIFRSRGLTVF comes from the coding sequence ATGGCTTACACTCCCGCTCGATCGCCCCTCCACACCAGTGAAACGGGCCATACCCACTCAACAGGCCATATCCACCCAACGGGCTATACCGATACAACAGGCTATGTACACTCCTTTGAAAGCTGTGGCACAGTAGACGGGCCAGGAATTCGCTTTATTGTGTTCACTGCCGGGTGCCCTCTGCGCTGTCTCTATTGTGCCAACCCCGATTGCCGAAATTTTGAAAATGGCAAGTTGCAGACGATCGAAACCATTATGCAGCAGGTGCGGAAATATAAAAGTTATATGACTGCATCGGGGGGAGGCATTACGGTGAGTGGGGGAGAACCCTTGATGCAGCCAGATTTTGTGCGATCGTTGCTGCATCAATGTCAGGCAGAGGGCATTCATACGGCCTTAGATACCTCTGGATTTTGTGATTTAGACGTTGCAAAACCTGTTTTAGAATATGTCAATTTAGTCTTGTTAGATATTAAATCCTACGATCCTGAAATCTATCACAAAGTTACCCACGTTGATTTACAACCCACATTAACCCTTGCAAAATATTTAAGTGATATTGGTAAGCCTGTATGGATTCGTTTTGTCCTCGTTCCGGGACTGACGGATGCGCCCCACAATATTGCAGGGCTGGCGGATTTTTTATCCTCGCTACAGAATATTGAGCGGGTGGAAGTGCTTCCCTTTCATCAGCTGGGGCAATACAAGTGGGCAGAGTTGGGCTATGACTACCAATTAAAAGAAACCCAACCGCCTACCCCAGAGCAGGTAGAAGCCGCGATCGCCATTTTTAGAAGTCGAGGTCTCACGGTGTTCTAG